The following are encoded together in the Immundisolibacter sp. genome:
- a CDS encoding FAD-dependent oxidoreductase has translation MAAAPKPRKNPLQFLDVPRQLDKQPAPQRIKHFHEIYVPFDAATAARQAGRCVDCGNPYCEWQCPVHNFIPDWLKLVQDGKILEAAELSNQTNSLPEICGRICPQDRLCEGACTMNDGLGAVTIGSIEKYITEEAFKLGWKPDLSRVVPTGKKVAVVGAGPAGLACADVLARAGVQGVVFDRYPEIGGLLTFGIPGFKLEKSVVQRRRAIFEGMGIEFRLGVEIGRDVEFESLLADYDAVFLGMGTYKFVQGGFPGEQLPGVTPALPYLVANANRQLGFERNPADFIDMAGKRVVVLGGGDTAMDCNRTAIRQGAAQVSCAYRRDERNMPGSRTEVGNAKDEGVQFLWNRQPLEILAGPDGRACGVKMVTTELGPPDAKGRRQPQPIPGSEEVIPADAVIIAFGFRPNPPAWFDQFGIATDNNGRVHAPAKAPIAHQTANPKVFAGGDMVRGADLVVTAVYDGRQAAEGILQYLGV, from the coding sequence ATGGCTGCCGCCCCCAAGCCCCGCAAGAATCCGCTGCAGTTCCTGGACGTGCCGCGTCAGCTCGACAAGCAGCCGGCGCCGCAGCGCATCAAGCATTTCCACGAGATTTACGTGCCCTTCGACGCCGCCACCGCCGCCCGCCAGGCCGGCCGCTGCGTGGACTGCGGCAACCCGTACTGCGAGTGGCAGTGCCCGGTGCACAACTTCATCCCGGACTGGTTGAAGCTGGTCCAGGACGGCAAGATCCTGGAAGCCGCCGAACTGTCCAACCAGACCAACTCGCTGCCGGAAATCTGTGGCCGCATCTGCCCGCAGGACCGCCTGTGCGAGGGTGCCTGCACCATGAACGACGGCCTGGGTGCCGTGACCATCGGCTCGATCGAGAAATACATCACCGAGGAAGCCTTCAAGCTCGGCTGGAAGCCCGATCTGTCGCGGGTGGTGCCCACCGGAAAGAAGGTCGCCGTGGTCGGCGCCGGGCCGGCCGGACTCGCCTGTGCCGACGTGCTGGCCCGGGCCGGCGTGCAGGGGGTGGTGTTCGACCGCTACCCGGAAATCGGCGGCCTGCTGACCTTCGGCATCCCCGGCTTCAAGCTGGAGAAAAGCGTCGTGCAGCGGCGGCGGGCGATCTTCGAGGGCATGGGCATCGAGTTTCGTCTGGGCGTGGAAATCGGCCGCGACGTCGAGTTCGAAAGCCTGCTGGCCGACTACGACGCGGTGTTTCTGGGCATGGGCACCTACAAGTTCGTGCAGGGCGGCTTCCCGGGCGAGCAGCTGCCGGGCGTGACCCCGGCGCTGCCGTATCTGGTCGCCAATGCCAACCGCCAGCTCGGCTTTGAGCGCAATCCGGCCGATTTCATCGACATGGCTGGCAAGCGGGTGGTGGTGCTGGGCGGCGGCGACACGGCCATGGACTGCAATCGCACCGCCATCCGTCAGGGCGCCGCGCAGGTGAGCTGCGCCTACCGGCGCGACGAGCGCAACATGCCCGGCTCGCGCACCGAGGTCGGCAACGCCAAGGACGAGGGCGTGCAGTTCCTGTGGAACCGCCAGCCGCTGGAGATCCTGGCCGGCCCGGATGGCCGCGCCTGTGGCGTGAAGATGGTCACCACCGAGCTTGGCCCGCCGGACGCCAAGGGCCGGCGCCAGCCGCAGCCCATCCCCGGCAGCGAGGAGGTGATCCCGGCCGATGCGGTGATCATCGCCTTCGGCTTTCGGCCGAACCCGCCGGCCTGGTTCGACCAGTTCGGCATCGCCACCGACAACAACGGCCGCGTCCACGCACCGGCCAAGGCGCCGATCGCGCACCAGACGGCCAATCCGAAGGTGTTTGCCGGCGGCGACATGGTGCGCGGCGCCGATCTGGTGGTCACGGCGGTTTACGACGGTCGCCAGGCCGCCGAGGGCATCCTGCAGTACCTCGGCGTCTAG
- the hemE gene encoding uroporphyrinogen decarboxylase — MPPLRNDRLLRALRREPVDRTPVWIMRQAGRYLPEYRATRGRAGSFLSLMRSPELATEVSLQPLARFDLDAAILFSDILTIPDALGLGLHFVEGEGPRFERPVRSRADIDALRAPDIESALPYVFDTVRMLRRELAGRVPLIGFAGSPWTLACYMVEGGGSDDFRLIKGLSYTDPAALHRLLALLAESVADYLTAQAAAGAQALMLFDTWGGVLTTPGYREFSLAYQARVTELLKSRTATRELPLIVFTKGAGRWLAEQAQIGCAALGVDWTQELGDVRAATGGKVALQGNLDPIALFGPPERIRAEVARILESYGPGPGHVFNLGHGVLQQTDPDHVAVLVDAVHELSAPYHA; from the coding sequence CTGCCGCCGCTGCGCAACGACCGCCTGTTGCGCGCCCTGCGCCGTGAGCCGGTGGACCGCACGCCGGTGTGGATCATGCGCCAGGCCGGGCGCTACCTGCCGGAATACCGCGCCACGCGCGGGCGGGCCGGCAGTTTCCTGAGCCTGATGCGCAGCCCGGAACTGGCCACCGAAGTGTCGCTGCAGCCGCTGGCGCGCTTCGATCTGGACGCCGCCATCCTGTTCTCGGACATCCTGACCATCCCCGACGCGCTGGGCCTTGGCCTGCACTTCGTGGAAGGCGAGGGGCCGCGCTTCGAGCGGCCGGTCCGAAGCCGCGCCGACATCGACGCGCTGCGCGCGCCGGACATCGAAAGCGCGCTGCCCTATGTGTTCGATACGGTGCGCATGCTGCGCCGCGAGCTGGCCGGCCGGGTGCCGCTGATCGGCTTTGCCGGCAGCCCGTGGACGCTCGCCTGCTACATGGTGGAAGGCGGCGGCAGCGACGATTTCCGGCTCATCAAGGGCCTGTCGTACACCGATCCGGCGGCCCTGCACCGGCTGCTCGCGCTGCTGGCCGAATCGGTGGCCGATTACCTCACCGCGCAGGCGGCGGCCGGCGCGCAGGCGCTGATGCTGTTCGACACCTGGGGCGGGGTGCTGACCACGCCCGGTTACCGAGAGTTCTCGCTGGCCTACCAGGCGCGGGTGACTGAGCTGCTCAAATCCCGGACGGCAACGCGCGAACTGCCGCTGATCGTGTTCACCAAGGGCGCCGGCCGCTGGCTGGCCGAACAGGCGCAGATCGGCTGCGCGGCGCTCGGCGTCGACTGGACGCAGGAGCTCGGCGACGTGCGCGCCGCCACCGGCGGAAAGGTCGCCCTGCAGGGCAATCTGGACCCGATCGCCCTGTTCGGTCCGCCCGAGCGCATCCGCGCCGAGGTGGCACGCATTCTGGAAAGTTATGGCCCCGGCCCGGGGCATGTGTTCAACCTGGGCCACGGCGTGCTGCAACAGACCGATCCGGATCACGTGGCGGTGCTGGTGGATGCGGTCCACGAGCTGAGTGCGCCGTATCACGCCTGA
- a CDS encoding primosomal protein N' has translation MPRLILKVAIDAPLRHLFDYLPLFNVPPPAVGCRVRVPFGRRSQVGLVVAHARHAEVADAQLRHIHEPLDAEPLLPASVLELLRRAADYYHAPPGEVLVGTLPGLLRAGRPARPMQVWQWALTEAAPSPDSLSRAPRQAALLGALAQGPCEESQLDAALPGWRVTARTLADKGWIERAPIAPEAAADGPPEQGHALTTAQRVAVDAVAASSGFGAFLLDGVTGSGKTEVYLTAIEGVLAAGRQALVLVPEISLTPQTEARFRARFGAAVAVLHSGLSDTERLAAWLAARGGQAGVLIGTRSAVFAPLARPGLIVVDEEHDGSYKQQDGFRYHARDMAVLRARIEDVPVLLGSATPSLESLAHGRSGQYRMLHLRERAGSARLPQLELLDVRHQRMAGLVSPALAGAVREELAAGRQVMLFLNRRGYAPVLLCHACGWVPKCDRCDAHYTLHRGRRLLLCHHCGRERPPPTRCEGCGAQDLLPLGAGTERIETDIAALFPDHRVLRVDRDSTRRRGALDAHLAAARDGSADILVGTQMLAKGHHFPAVTLVGILDADQGLFAADFRASERLAQTIYQVSGRCGRGEQAGRVLIQTHQPQHPVLRALLHGGYGTFAAELLAEREAAGWPPFSHLALLRADSTRHEDALWFLGETLSVAAEIGHAGVELLGPVPAPMPKRAGRYRAQLLLQAQRRAPLHALLRAWLPALAQLPAARQVRWSLDVDPLDTY, from the coding sequence ATGCCGCGGCTGATCCTGAAGGTCGCCATCGACGCGCCGCTGCGGCACCTGTTCGATTATCTGCCCTTGTTCAATGTCCCGCCGCCGGCGGTCGGCTGCCGCGTGCGCGTGCCGTTCGGGCGGCGCAGCCAGGTCGGTCTGGTGGTGGCGCATGCCCGCCATGCGGAGGTGGCCGACGCGCAGCTTCGGCACATCCACGAGCCGCTGGATGCCGAGCCGCTGCTGCCGGCCAGCGTGCTCGAACTGCTGCGCCGGGCGGCCGACTACTACCATGCGCCGCCCGGCGAGGTGCTGGTGGGGACCCTGCCGGGCCTGCTGCGCGCCGGCCGGCCGGCGCGGCCGATGCAGGTCTGGCAATGGGCGCTGACCGAAGCGGCGCCCAGTCCAGACAGCTTGAGCCGGGCGCCCAGGCAGGCTGCTTTGCTCGGTGCGCTAGCGCAGGGTCCATGCGAGGAATCGCAGCTTGACGCGGCGCTTCCCGGTTGGCGGGTCACCGCACGCACGCTGGCCGACAAGGGCTGGATCGAGCGCGCGCCGATAGCCCCCGAAGCCGCCGCCGACGGGCCGCCCGAGCAGGGCCACGCACTCACCACGGCTCAGCGTGTGGCGGTCGATGCGGTTGCGGCCAGCAGCGGCTTCGGCGCCTTCCTGCTCGACGGCGTCACCGGCAGCGGCAAGACCGAGGTGTATCTGACGGCCATCGAAGGGGTGCTCGCCGCCGGCCGTCAGGCGCTGGTGCTGGTGCCGGAAATCAGCCTCACGCCGCAGACCGAGGCACGCTTTCGGGCGCGCTTCGGGGCTGCCGTGGCGGTGCTGCACTCGGGCCTTTCCGACACCGAGCGCCTGGCCGCCTGGCTGGCCGCCCGCGGCGGCCAGGCCGGGGTGCTGATCGGCACCCGCTCGGCGGTGTTCGCGCCGCTGGCCCGGCCGGGCCTGATCGTGGTCGACGAGGAACACGACGGCTCCTACAAGCAGCAGGACGGCTTTCGTTACCACGCCCGCGACATGGCGGTGCTGCGCGCGCGCATCGAGGACGTGCCGGTGCTGCTGGGCAGCGCCACGCCGTCCCTGGAGAGCCTGGCCCACGGCAGGAGCGGCCAGTACCGGATGCTGCATCTGCGCGAGCGGGCCGGCAGCGCCCGCCTGCCGCAATTGGAACTGCTCGACGTGCGTCACCAGCGCATGGCGGGCCTGGTGTCGCCCGCGCTGGCGGGGGCGGTGCGCGAGGAACTGGCCGCCGGCCGGCAGGTGATGCTGTTCCTGAACCGTCGCGGCTATGCGCCGGTGCTGCTGTGCCACGCCTGCGGCTGGGTACCCAAGTGCGACCGCTGCGACGCGCACTACACGCTGCATCGCGGCCGCCGCCTGCTGCTGTGCCATCACTGCGGGCGCGAGCGGCCGCCGCCGACCCGCTGCGAGGGCTGCGGCGCGCAGGACCTGCTGCCGCTGGGGGCCGGCACCGAGCGCATCGAGACCGACATCGCGGCGCTGTTCCCGGACCACCGGGTGCTGCGCGTCGACCGCGACAGCACGCGCCGGCGCGGGGCGCTGGACGCGCACCTGGCCGCCGCGCGCGATGGCAGTGCCGACATCCTGGTCGGCACGCAGATGCTGGCCAAGGGCCATCACTTTCCGGCGGTGACGCTGGTCGGCATTCTCGACGCTGACCAGGGCCTGTTCGCGGCCGACTTTCGCGCCAGCGAGCGCCTGGCGCAGACCATTTATCAGGTCTCCGGCCGCTGCGGGCGCGGCGAGCAGGCGGGCCGGGTGCTGATCCAGACCCACCAGCCGCAGCATCCGGTGCTGCGTGCGCTGCTGCACGGCGGCTACGGCACCTTTGCGGCCGAGCTGCTGGCCGAGCGTGAGGCCGCCGGCTGGCCGCCGTTCAGCCATCTGGCCCTGCTGCGGGCGGACTCGACGCGGCATGAGGACGCGCTGTGGTTCCTGGGCGAGACCCTGTCGGTGGCGGCGGAAATCGGCCACGCCGGGGTCGAGCTGCTGGGTCCGGTGCCGGCGCCGATGCCCAAACGCGCCGGCCGTTACCGCGCGCAGCTGCTGCTGCAGGCGCAGCGGCGGGCGCCGCTGCACGCGCTGCTGCGCGCTTGGTTGCCGGCGCTGGCGCAGCTGCCGGCGGCGCGCCAGGTGCGCTGGTCGCTGGACGTGGACCCGCTGGATACCTACTGA
- a CDS encoding ANTAR domain-containing protein has protein sequence MKPASLRVMLVDDDLERRALVAAALNDAGLAVVAQLGTADGLLRAVAGCTPDVVIIDLESPDRDILENMRCLSRDNPHPVVMFATSSDSDAIREAIEAGVSAYVVDGLSPGRVRSVVEVAVARFRQYASLQRELAEARTSLAQRKLIDRAKGILMERGRRTESEAYHALRKLAMDQNKTIADIAQGVIDTAELFK, from the coding sequence ATGAAACCTGCCTCCTTGCGCGTCATGCTGGTCGATGACGACCTCGAACGCCGCGCGCTGGTGGCCGCCGCACTGAACGATGCTGGCCTGGCAGTGGTGGCCCAGCTGGGCACTGCCGACGGGCTGTTGCGGGCGGTGGCCGGTTGCACGCCGGACGTGGTGATCATCGACCTGGAATCGCCCGACCGCGACATCCTGGAGAACATGCGCTGCCTGTCGCGCGACAACCCGCATCCGGTGGTGATGTTCGCCACCTCGTCCGATAGCGACGCCATTCGCGAGGCCATCGAGGCCGGCGTCAGCGCCTACGTGGTCGACGGCCTCAGTCCCGGCCGGGTGCGCTCGGTGGTGGAGGTGGCGGTCGCGCGCTTTCGCCAGTACGCATCGCTACAGCGCGAACTGGCCGAGGCGCGCACCAGTCTGGCGCAGCGCAAGCTCATCGATCGCGCCAAGGGCATCCTCATGGAGCGCGGCCGGCGCACCGAAAGCGAGGCCTACCATGCCCTGCGCAAGCTGGCCATGGATCAGAACAAGACCATCGCCGACATCGCCCAGGGCGTGATCGACACCGCCGAGTTGTTCAAATGA